A region from the Coffea eugenioides isolate CCC68of chromosome 9, Ceug_1.0, whole genome shotgun sequence genome encodes:
- the LOC113783218 gene encoding probable LRR receptor-like serine/threonine-protein kinase At3g47570 — protein MYMLNITLAGVIPREIGNLYFLKQLTLQVNSLSGSIPTEIFNLSKLIMLALDLNQLSGNLPSTFGYRLPNLELLYLGINSFSGVLPTSISNSSKLRRVDFSSNKFTGPIPTSFVDLILLEVLDLADNNLTSDSSSRELSFIASLAKCQYLARLDLSGNPLNGIIPDSLSNLSTSLEQLSAPNCKIKGSIPDGIGNLRSLILLDLSNNDLTGSLPATIKDLQKLQYMDLSMNKLISRVPLHLLCALHSLDTMNLGQNQFMASIPKCFGNLTSLRHLNLSHNRLYSAPPEEIWNLKDLLELDLSSNLLSGSLPYAITNMKMANWVYLSTNQFSGGIPDSIGDMQNLQNLSLAHNRLQGSIPESIGKVFSLESLDLSHNFLSGSIPMSMEKLQYLKNINLSFNNLSGEIPSKGPFTNCTAESFASNQALCGAQRFLVPPCPTISAHRSRTKRVHRTIFISLGVLIAVGALSFGFVYLRYRRKDKLPNGANLSLVAMPERISYFELLQATNGYNESNLLGVGSFGSVYRGTLDDGRVVAVKVFNLEVDGAFKSFDVECEVLRNLRHRNLTKVISSCSTSEFKALVLELMPKGSLEKWMYSHNYFLDLMQRLDILIDVACALQYLHCEYSTPVIHCDLKPSNVLLDQDMVAHLSDFGLTKLLGEENSITYTETLATLGYLAPEYGLEGLVSAKCDIYSFGILLMEVFTRTNPNSEMFGEKLSLKSWVANSMPDGLANVIDANLLKESDEYFVEKLSCIASIMKVALGCTMESPRERSSIQDVLVALKNIKLQYMSPLCSGT, from the exons ATGTATATGCTCAATATTACTTTGGCAGGTGTAATTCCACGGGAGATTGGTAACTTGTACTTTCTCAAACAACTCACCTTGCAAGTCAATAGTTTAAGTGGTTCCATACCAACAGAGATCTTCAACCTCTCAAAGTTAATTATGTTGGCTCTTGACCTAAATCAACTTTCAGGCAATCTTCCATCAACGTTTGGTTATAGGCTTCCCAATTTAGAATTGCTTTACCTCGGCATTAATTCCTTCTCTGGAGTATTACCTACGTCAATCTCAAATTCTTCTAAACTTCGTAGAGTAGATTTTAGTTCTAACAAGTTCACGGGTCCAATTCCCACTTCCTTTGTGGACCTAATTCTCCTAGAAGTTCTGGATCTCGCCGACAACAATTTAACCAGCGACTCCTCATCTCGAGAGTTGAGCTTCATCGCTTCGTTGGCAAAATGCCAATATTTGGCAAGATTGGACTTGAGTGGCAATCCATTGAATGGGATCATTCCGGACTCACTCAGTAATCTTTCAACTTCCCTTGAACAACTAAGTGCACCCAATTGTAAAATAAAGGGCAGCATTCCTGATGGAATTGGAAACTTGAGAAGTTTGATCCTATTAGATCTATCAAACAACGACTTAACTGGGTCGTTGCCAGCTACAATAAAAGATTTGCAAAAGCTTCAATACATGGATCTCAGTATGAACAAACTAATTAGCAGAGTCCCCCTGCATTTGCTCTGTGCTCTCCACAGCTTGGATACAATGAACCTTGGACAAAATCAATTTATGGCCTCAATTCCAAAGTGCTTCGGAAATCTTACTTCCCTGAGGCATCTCAACCTAAGTCACAACAGACTATATTCTGCTCCACCTGAGGAAATATGGAACCTAAAAGATCTCTTGGAACTTGACCTCTCCTCAAATCTGCTGAGTGGATCTTTGCCGTATGCTATTACGAATATGAAGATGGCAAATTGGGTATATTTGTCAACCAATCAGTTCTCAGGTGGCATTCCTGACTCAATTGGAGATATGCAGAACCTGCAAAATCTTTCTCTAGCACACAACAGATTGCAAGGATCAATCCCAGAATCGATTGGTAAGGTGTTCAGCTTGGAGTCATTGGATCTATCACATAACTTTCTCTCTGGATCAATTCCAATGTCAATGGAGAAACTTCAGTATCTTAAAAATATCAATCTCTCTTTTAACAATTTAAGTGGGGAAATTCCATCCAAAGGGCCATTTACAAACTGCACTGCCGAATCCTTCGCTTCAAATCAAGCCCTCTGTGGAGCTCAAAGGTTTCTTGTGCCTCCATGCCCAACTATTTCAGCTCACAGATCAAGAACAAAAAGAGTGCATCGAACCATTTTTATTTCACTGGGGGTATTAATAGCAGTGGGAGCGTTGTCCTTTGGATTTGTTTACCTGAGATATCGAAGGAAAGATAAACTTCCCAATGGAGCCAATTTATCCTTAGTTGCAATGCCAGAAAGAATTTCATATTTTGAACTTCTACAAGCAACTAATGGATACAATGAAAGCAATTTGTTGGGGGTTGGAAGCTTTGGATCTGTTTATAGAGGTACTCTTGATGATGGAAGGGTTGTGGCTGTTAAAGTGTTCAATTTAGAAGTCGATGGAGCGTTCAAGAGTTTTGATGTAGAATGTGAAGTGTTGCGCAATCTTCGCCATCGAAACCTAACAAAAGTCATCAGTAGCTGCTCTACCTCTGAGTTTAAGGCATTAGTGCTTGAGTTGATGCCAAAAGGAAGTCTCGAGAAGTGGATGTATTCACACAACTATTTTTTGGATCTGATGCAGAGATTGGACATATTGATTGATGTTGCATGTGCATTGCAATATCTCCACTGTGAGTATTCAACTCCAGTAATTCACTGTGATCTGAAGCCAAGTAATGTACTGCTGGATCAAGACATGGTTGCCCATCTAAGTGATTTTGGCCTTACAAAGTTGTTAGGCGAGGAGAACAGCATCACATACACCGAAACACTAGCCACACTTGGCTATCTCGCACCAG AGTATGGGTTGGAAGGATTGGTATCAGCAAAATGCGACATCTATAGTTTTGGAATTCTTTTGATGGAAGTCTTCACGAGAACAAATCCCAACAGTGAAATGTTTGGTGAAAAATTGAGCCTGAAGAGCTGGGTTGCTAATTCAATGCCTGATGGATTAGCTAATGTCATCGATGCTAATTTGCTAAAGGAAAGTGATGAATActttgttgaaaagctaagCTGCATAGCCTCAATCATGAAAGTGGCTCTAGGCTGCACCATGGAGTCTCCAAGAGAGAGAAGCAGCATACAAGATGTTCTTGTTGCGCTGAAAAATATCAAGCTTCAGTACATGAGTCCTCTTTGTTCAGGGACATAA
- the LOC113783219 gene encoding receptor-like protein 33, whose amino-acid sequence MQSLSLLHVATLAMEKFHHLSPLGLVLTCFLSASFALFPTNITTDQSSLLALRAHISVDPLQILAKNWSVGSSVCHWIGVSCGSRHHRVTALDISNMDLTGIIPPHLGNLSFLVSLDMSANNFHGELPHDFVGLRRLKLLNLSVNNLEGELPWWIGSFPQLLRLSLTNNSFTGLIPSSISNMSKLEEISLSYNLLQGDIPTGIFNISSLQIIALKDNGLSGVLPSDMCYHLPGLSILSLSFNKLYGQLPSSNLAQCSELWVLSLSYNEFGGSIPKEIGALKKLELLYLGHTYLEGEIPKEIGNSTMMKELDTRGAKLSGTTIF is encoded by the exons ATGCAATCCCTCTCCCTCCTTCATGTAGCAACATTGGCCATGGAGAAATTTCACCACCTTTCCCCTCTGGGACTTGTGTTGACGTGTTTTCTTTCAGCTTCCTTCGCCTTGTTCCCGACCAATATTACCACTGATCAGTCATCTCTTCTTGCCTTGAGAGCTCACATTTCAGTTGACCCTCTACAAATCTTGGCCAAAAACTGGTCCGTTGGCTCTTCGGTCTGCCATTGGATTGGAGTCTCTTGTGGCTCTCGTCATCATAGAGTGACTGCCTTGGACATTTCAAACATGGACCTTACCGGCATCATCCCTCCACACCTGGGAAATCTATCATTTCTTGTTTCTCTTGACATGAGTGCGAACAACTTCCATGGAGAACTACCACATGATTTTGTTGGTTTGCGCCGATTAAAACTCCTTAATTTGAGTGTCAACAATCTCGAAGGAGAGTTACCCTGGTGGATTGGTTCATTTCCTCAACTTCTTCGCTTGTCTCTCACTAACAATAGTTTCACTGGTCTTATCCCTTCTTCCATCTCTAACATGTCAAAGCTAGAGGAGATTAGTCTTTCGTACAACCTTCTGCAAGGAGACATTCCCACGGGGATTTTCAATATTTCCTCCCTGCAAATCATTGCCCTTAAGGATAATGGCCTATCCGGAGTTCTTCCAAGTGACATGTGTTACCATCTTCCTGGACTGAGTATACTTTCCCTATCATTTAACAAGTTATATGGTCAATTACCATCAAGTAACTTAGCTCAATGTTCAGAACTTTGGGTGCTGTCTTTGTCTTACAACGAATTTGGTGGTTCCATTCCAAAAGAAATTGGAGCACTGAAGAAGCTTGAGCTGCTATACTTGGGTCACACCTATTTAGAAG GTgaaattccaaaagaaattggTAATTCAACTATGATGAAAGAACTAGATACTCGAGGTGCCAAGTTATCAGGTACGACAATTTTTTAA